TATTTCTTCCATTATAAGTGCACATCCTTGCGCCGACCACCGCCACACAGGTTTCCTCCTGTGAAACCATCCTTCCCCTGCAGAACAGCCCGGAAGGATAATCCACAATCTGCAGAAGCTGCTGCGGGTACGCCGGATTTTCGCAGCTGATAAATTGTATTCCCTTTCTCTGCCACTTATGATACTCTTGCTGCGCCCTGGCAAGCTCCCAGTGACGGCGCACGGCGTCCATCTTTTTTTCACTCAGAACCGGTATTTTCTGCTCCCTTCCCCTTGCCGCATCATACACCCGTCCGGGCTTATCCCAGACTGCAAGAAGCTTTTTGCGGTCCGCCTCATAAAGTCCCGGAATGCTGCAGAGCCAGAACCATTCCAGCTCTCTTTTCTCATTAAATCCGTTTTCCATTTTCTCTCCTCTTTACCGGTTTATCCAGTAGCGCCGGTGGATACTGCGGTAACAGAGCGCCTCCTGCAGATGGCGGCTTCTGATGTTCCCGCTCCCCTCCATATCCGCGATCGTCCGCGCCACCTTCAGAATGCGGTAATATGTCCGCGCGCTCAGATCAAGCTTTTCAAAAGCCTCCTCCATTATTTTTCCCTCCGACCTGCCAAGGGCGCAGTATGCACGTATCCCACTCTGGTCCAGGTCCGCGTTAAAACGGAATGGTGTATCCCGGTACCGCTGCTCCTGTATCCGGCGCGCCTGCAGCACTCTTTCGCGTATCTGCTCCGTGGTTTCCCCCGTTTTGGCCGCTCCCAGCGCCCGGTACTGTACCGCCGGCACCTCAATCGTGATATCGATGCGGTCCAGAAGCGGCGAACTGATGCGGTTCAGATACCGCTGTATCTGCGCGTGCGTGCAGGTACACTTTTCCATGTCCGGATAATAGCCACACGGGCAGGGATTCATCGCCGCAACCAGCATGATATTTGCCGGATACTCATAGCTTCCCGCCGTTCTTGAAATACACACGCGGCGCTCCTCCAGAGGCTGTCTGAGTACCTCCAGCGTCTCCCGCGAAAATTCCGGCAGCTCGTCCAGAAACAGCACTCCGTTGTGCGCCAGACTTACCTCTCCGGGGCGGGGATGTCCGCCTCCGCCCACCATCGCCTTTGCCGTGATGCTGTGGTGCGGCGCGCGGAATGGTCTCTCCTGCACAAGATAGCGGTCCCCTGTCAGCATACCGGCAATGCTGTAAATCTTTGAAATTTCTATCTTCTCCTTCAGGGAAAGCGGCGGCAGTATTCCCGGTATCCGCTTCGCCAGCATGGATTTTCCGGCGCCCGGCGGACCGGTCATCAACAGATTGTGAAAACCGGCTGCCGCCACCTCCGCCGCCCGTCTGGCTGCCGCCTGCCCGCTTATCTCCGCAAAATCCTCATACTGCGCCGGTACGCCCTCCTCCATATTTCCGGCACACGCCGGCTGCAGTGCTCTCTCGCCCTTTAAATACGCAATCGCCTCCGCAAGCGTCGATACACCGATAATTTTGACGCCGGAAATGACCGCCCCCTCTTTTTCATTTTCCTTCGGGACAATGCAGGTATGACAGCCGCACTGCGCCGCGCCCGCCGCTATGGGAAGAATGCCGGGAACCGGCAGCACTCTGCCGTTTAAATTTAATTCCCCGGCAAGCAGAAAGCCCCGCAGACGCTCCCCGGCAATCTTGCCGTAGGCGGCAGCGACTGCCACGGCAATCGCCAGGTCGAAGCCTGTCCCGCTTTTTTTCACATCCGCCGGCGAAAGATTGACCGTTATTTTCTTCGGCTCCATGCGCAGCCCGCTGTTTTTCAGCGCAGTGCGCACGCGCTCCTGCGCCTCCCTCACCTGTGTCGACAGAAAGCCGACCATTGTAAACGACGGAAGCCCGTCGGTAATATCCGCCTCCACATTCACCGGTCTGCTCTCAACGCCCAGAACAGACGCAGACATCACTGTACTAAACAAACGCATTCCTCCTTTTATCGCTGCAGTGCCGCATGTGGGTGATGAAAGATTTTCAGATTTTCCAGAAAAGAGTTTTGACTTTCTTTATCGATATGATATCATATATAATTAAAAAATGCAACAAAAACATAATTAAATTTCAAATTGACGCAATTCCCCGGAATACGGCTTTTCTGTGCAGGCGCACATACAAATATCCTCCCGTCTCCAGAAATGCAGAAAGCAGCCGCCAAAACGGATTTCATCGTGCAGCACCGCCGCGGACATATCCAGAAGCCGCAGGTCGCTGCGGATACCGGTACCCAGATATTTCAGATACGCCTCCTTCGCCACCCAGATTTTCGTCAGTGCAGGATTCTTCTGCTCCGTCTCCTGCAGAAGTGCCGCCTCCCGCGGATGGCACACACGCCGCACAAGCGATTCCTTATGTTCCCGTACCGGTTCCAGATCGACACCGATGGGCGCGTCGCTGATGCCGCAGAGAATTCCCTCCCGGCAGTGGCTGTAATTAAAAAAAAGCTGCGGCATTCCGGGAAAATACGGCTTTCCCATCTCATCCGCCGCAATATCCGGGAGCTGCTTTATACCATATTCCAGACGAAGCCCGGCAAGAAGCAGCTCCCTTGCCGCCCCCGTCTGTTCCCCGTGCTTCTGTCCCCGGCTATCCAGGTCTTTTCTGCAAAAATAAATCATGCTTCTCTCCCCTTATACATCCGTCATCCACGCTCTGGAATCTGCGATGCAAAAAACGCCCTCCTATGAGGCGAGAAAATGCTGCCGCAGCTTTGCGACCGCGCTCTTTTCGATTCTGGATACGTAGGACCTTGATATTCCCATTTTATCAGCAATTTCCCGCTGTGTCATCTCCGATTTTCCATAAAGCCCGTACCGGAGCTTTAATATCTCTTTTTCTCTCTCCGTGAGAACATTTTCCAGCAGACGGTAAAGCGTCCGTGTATTTCTGTCCAGCTCCATGCGTTCGATGACGTCAATATTCTCGCCCTCGATGACGTCGATCAGACTGATTTCATTGCCTTCTTTATCTGTTCCAATCGGCTCATTCAGGGATACTTCCCGTGAAATTTTCTTTCGTGAGCGAAACAGCATCAGCAGCTCGTTTTCCACACAGCGCGCTGCATAGGTAGCAAGCTTGTTGGTTCTTGCATGATTAAAGGTAGAGACTGCTTTAATCAGCCCGATGGTTCCCACGGCGATCAGCTCTTCCCCATCCTCCCCCTGCTTCTGATACTTTTTCGCCACATGCGCCACCAGCCGCAAATTCCTCTCAATCAGAATTTTTTTCGCTTCCAGGTCGCCTTCCTTATATTTCTGAAGAAACCAGGCTTCTTCTTCGGGAGTAAGCGGCTTTGGAAAAGACTTCATAAAAAAGCACCTCAAAGGGGTTTCTATCAGTTTATGTGAAAACTCCCTTTTTAGTGCTTTTCCCTCCGGAATTTGGCTTCTCAAATACGCGGATTTCATGTACATACAATTTAAGCTTCGCTTCCATCATCTGCGCGGATACATTCCGGGCACGTCCGTGCGCTCCAGCAGGTAATCTATGCTGACACCATGAATATCCGCAATCTGAACCAGAATATCGAGCGGCATCAGACTGTCTGCATTTTCATAACGGCTGTAGGTCCGCTGCGAGATATTCAGTTTTTCTGCCATCTTCGTCTGTGTGATATCGCTGTCCTCACGCAGGTCTCTGATTCTTTTGTACCTCTTCATGAAATCAACTCCTTTATACGTATTATATAAGAAGTCCTATTCCGTCCAGCGATTTTAGTCAATTTTTAACTATGACTTTTTCGCAAGAATCAGTTCCACGCCAAGCTTTTCATTTAAATTTCCGGTCTTTACCGCCTCTTCCGTCTCCACACACTGCGTGACAAGCCGCCTTAGCTGCGCCTCGGTAAAGCGCTCGGACTGCCGCACACAGCCCTGCGCGACAAACCGCTGTATCCCCAGCTTTCCGGCAATACTGTCCGCATCGTAGCCCTGGCTGCGCAGCCCCTTCACCTGCAGAAGCTGGTTAAACTGCCTCGTCACCAGGAACAGAATCCGCATCGGCGGCTCCTTCAGGGCAAGCAGGTCATAGTATAAATCCAGTGCCCTGCGGTTGTTTCCGGCAGATACGGCATTCACCATCTCAAAAATTTTATTGACAGTCTGTGTTGTGCAGATTTCCTCAACGTCCTTAGGCGTTATCACCTCTTTTTCCATCGTATAGCAGAGCAGCTTTTCCAGCTCCGTACTGATATTGTTCATATCCGTGCCGGTCTTTTCCAGAAAAAGCTCCAGCGCCCTGCGCGTGATATTCCGGTTTTCTTTTTTCAGGATTCCCAGAATCCAACGCGAAAGCGTGTCCTCCGTCTGTCTTTTAAATTCCACGATTCTGCCGTGATTCTTTACCGCCTTATAGAGCTTCTGCCGCTTATCCACTTCATCCTCCACAAAGAGAAAATACGTGGTGGGCGGCACATTCTCCAGGTACTGCGCAAGCTGCGCGCTGGCGCTCTTAAAAAAACCGCTGTCCTCGATTACCAGCAGCCTGCGCTCCGCAAAGAACGGCAGCGTTTCCGCCTGGTCGATCAGCTCATTGACAGAAATGTTTTTCCCCGCATAGCAGTTCAGATTGACCGTATCCTCCGGGGCGACCAGCGCCTCCTGCAGGCGGTGCTTATACTGCTTTTTCAGATAATCCTCCTCTCCGCAGAGAAGATAGATATTTTTAAAATCGTTGTTTTTCAAATCCTGTATCAGATTTTTCATGTAAGTCCTATACTTTTTCTTCCCGTCTGCGCTTCGTGATGAGACCGCCGATACGCCCTGTCTCCTTCGCGGAAAGTGAGCGCCAGCCCTCCTTCAGCACCCGGTCCAGCAGCCCCAGCTCCTCAGCAATCTCATATTTCAGCTTTTCTTCCGGTTCCATATTCTGCAAATCAATTTTTTTCTTATTCTTCGGCATAAAAACCATACCCCTTTCTTTTTTCTATTTAAGGAGTATCGTCATTTTTTTGCCGCTTATACATTTCCCGGAAAAGAATCCTGATTCCGGATATAGCATTGGGCATCCTTAACATGCACGCCGTGCGATGCCGGATGCCGCACGATTGGCAGCCGCCATCCGGTGGATCTTTCGCCAGGCGGACAGCTATCTCAGGAGCATCTCACTTACGGCTCGGATGGTATAATAATCACCGCGATAATATAGGCGAGCACCCCGCTGCCCCCGGTAATGCCGAGAATCGCGAAAATAAGACGCACCAGGGTCGAATCGATATTAAAATACCGCGCAATTCCCCCGCACACTCCGCAGAGCATTTTGTCATCTGACGATTTATAAAGTCTTTTCATTTCTCCCACTCCCTTTCCTGCGCGTTTTCGGCAGCCGCCCATGCCTGCCGCCCGCCGCTTTCGCGCATTTCTTCCATATAAATACAGAGATTGCAGACCCTGCCGCAATCAGCACCAGGATAAGCACTGCACAATGCAGAAAATAAGTATCCGGCAAAATGGTAATCACTGGATCCGTCGCCGGGTCAAACAGCCAGTAATCGTTCCGGAAAACCAGCTCGTGGAACAGCACAAACGCCCGGTCCCAGTCCGCCGCGATCAGAAGCCCCACCAGCAGAATGAAAAGCGGCGTCAGCATCCCCGCCCATTTTAAGAATACCGGCTCCCATTTATTCCGGTAAAACCAGATCCCCGCGATTATCAGCACCGGTATGCTGACAACCAGCGCCCAGAGAAAGAGCTGGAAGATCGCCTTCACCTCGCGGAAATGGATTTCCCCCTCCCGCGACATCGGCAGCGTTGGAAATTCCAGCTTATCCTGCCGGGGCGAGAGATTATAATCAATCAGCACATCGTAGTTTTCCCGGATTTCCGCTTCAGAATAACCCGACTCCTCCGCTATCTCCAGATACTGTATATCAAAATAATACAATGGTCTGCACGCCAGCGTCAGGTACACAGCCGCTGAAATAAGAAACAGCATCGTGACCGGCACCAGAATGATTTCAATAATTTTCTTTAACATAGTCCTCCACGGTCTGCAGCGTCTTTGCCAGCTCTGTCTCCCTGCCATGCGCGGCGGAGAGGAACATTGCCTCAAACTGCGACGGCGCCAGATAGACTCCATGATTCAGCATATACGCAAAGTATCTGCCGTATGCCGCCGTATCCGCTGTTTTTGCCGAAGCATAATCATTTACCTGCTCTCCGGTAAAGAATACGCAGCCAAGCGAGCCGATATGATTCAAGCAGTGCGGCACCGCATAGCGCTCCAGAAGCTTATCAAGCTCCCCAAAGAACCAGTCTCCCTTTGCGTTCAGCTCTTTATAAAAATCCGGCGTATTCTGCAAAATGGAAAGCTGCGACAGACCTGCCGCCATTGCCACCGGATTGCCGCTTAAGGTCCCCGCCTGGTACACGCTGCCCACCGGAGATACCATTTCCATAATTTCCCTTCTGCCGCCGTATGCACCGACCGGCATTCCGGCTCCGATAATTTTGCCAAAGGTCGTCAGATCCGGCTTCACGCCGAAATATTCCTGGGCTCCGCCGGCGCTTAAACGAAAGCCTGTAATGACCTCATCAAAAATCAGCAGGCTGTCATACTTATCGCAGAGCGCGCGCAGTCCGGAAAGAAACCCTTCCACCGGCGGCACCACGCCCATATTGGCTCCGACCGGCTCCACGATTACCGCGGCGATTTCCTCCGGGCAGCGTTCAAACAGCGCCTGCACGCTTTCCAGATTGTTATACTCTGCGGATAACGTGTCCTGCGTGCAGCCCGCCGGAACGCCGGCGCTGTCGGGAATGCCCGCCGTCATGACGCCCGACCCTGCCTTCACCAGCATGGCGTCGGTGTGTCCGTGATAGCATCCCATGAATTTGATGATTTTATTCCGGCGCGTAAAGCCCCGCGCCGCGCGGATCGCACTCATCACCGCTTCCGTCCCGGAATTCACCATGCGCACCATTTCCACGGAAGGAACCATACTGCAGATCAGGCGCGCCATTTTTACCTCGTTCTCTGTCGCCGCACCGAAGCTCAGTCCCTTCGCTGCTGTTTCCGTAACGCTTTTTAAAACCTCCGGGTGATTGTGTCCCAGAATCATCGGTCCCCAGGAACCGACAAAATCAATATAGGTATTGCCGTCCGCATCCGTCATATACGCGCCGTCCGCGCGCTCAATAAAACGCGGCGTCTCCTGCACGCTCCCGAAAGCGCGTACCGGACTGTTTACGCCGCCCGGCATCAGTGTGACCGCCTCCTGGAAAAGCTGCTCCGATTTTGTCATCAGCCGATTCTCCCTTCGTCCATAAATTTTGCCAGCTCCTTCGCAAAATACGTAATATAGATATCGCTGCCCGCGCGGTATGCTGACGCCGCCATTTCGCAGATTACACGCTCTTCGTCGATCCAGCCCTGCTTTGCCGCCGCCTTCACCATCGCATATTCCCCGCTCACGCTGTAGGAAGCGACCGGCACATGAACCGCCTCCTTCACCTTCGTCACCATATCCAGATAGGACATTGCCGGTTTTACCATGATGATATCTGCGCCTTCTTCCTCATCGAGCAGCGCTTCTTTTATACCTTCGCGGCTGTTGTGGAAATCCATCTGGTAAGACCTGCGGTCCCCGAAAGCGGGCGCCGACCCGGCGGCATCGCGGAATGGTCCGTAAAATGCCGACGCGTATTTGACGGCGTAGGACATCACCGGAATATGTGAAAAACCGTGCGCATCCAGCGTATTACGGATAGCGAGCACTCTTCCATCCATCATATCGGACGGCGCCACCATATCCGCCCCCGCCTGTACATGGGAAAGCGCTGTTTTCGCCAGCAGCTCCAGGGTTCTGTCATTGTCCACATCGTGACCGGCGAGCACTCCGCAGTGCCCGTGTGAGGTATACTCGCACATGCAGACATCCGTGACCAGATACATCTGTGGAAAATGCTCTCTTGCGTACCGCAGCGCCCGCTGCACAATGCCGTCTTCTGCATACGCCTGGCTTCCCAGCTCATCCTTCACCGCCGGAATACCAAACAGCATCACAGCCGTCACTCCGGCGTCCTGCAGCTCCTGCAGACATTCTCCCATACGGTCGACGCTGTAGCGGTACTGCCCCTCCATCGAAGGGATTTCTTCCTTTCTATTTTCCCCGTCCATCACAAACATCGGGTAAATCAGAGACGCCTTGTCCATCCGCGTCTCCCGCACCATTCTGCGCACAGCCTCCCCGCCGCGCAGTCTCCGCGGGCGTTTTCTCAAATCCATAGTTACGCTTCCTTTCTATTTTTCACCTGCCGGTCCTCCCGGCTGTCATCTTTCTTTTCAATATCCGGCATTTTCCTGTTCCGGCAACGGTCTCCTGAGTCCCGGATGCCTGTTATAAGCTGCCGCCTGCCAACTTCTCCACCAGACGCACAACGGCGTCCATAGACGGCTCTTCTGCCATAAAGGTTTCCATTCCAAGCTCATCGGCGGCCGCTTTTGTCTTTCTGCCGATGCAGACAGCCCGTACCTTCGTAAAATCCAGCCCCGGCACGCTCTCTGCAAAGCCTCTGACAGTAGATGCACTGGTAAATACCGCATAATCGGTTTTCTTCTCCTCAAATTCCGCACGGACATCAATCAGCGGCGATGTCTCATAAACCGTATCATAGGCTGCCAGGTCGTTCACAACCACTCCCGGCACCTTTGCAAGCTCCTCCAGAAGCTCCTGGCTGCCCGCCGCCGCGCGGAACAGCAAAATCCTCTCACCGCCCCGGCACGCTTCTGCAAGCGCTTTTCCAAGCTCCTGCGCATACGCCTGCTGCGGCATCAGATCCGCATAGCAGCCATATTTTTCCAGCTCTTTTCCGGTGCCGTTGCCGAGAACGGCAAGCTTTACCGCCGACAGGCTCCGGATATCCAGACGGCATTTTTTCAGATTCTCAAAGAACACCCGCACTCCGGAGGGGCTGGTAAACGCCAGCCAGTCAAAGGTACGCAGATTTTTAAGCGTCTCCTCCACCTCTCCTGCACACTCACGCGGCACGATACGGATTGCCGGAAGCTCCAGCACCTCCGCTCCCTGCTCCCGCAGCCTCGCCGCCATTTCCGAGACCAGCTCCCGCGGTCTGGTGACAAGAATCTTCTTTCCGGCCAGAGGCTTCTTCTCCTGCCAGGAAAATCGCTCCGCCAGACGGCACACTTCCCCGACTACGATAATCGCCGGTGTTTCGACACCGCGCCGCTCTGCCTCCTCCGGCAGGGTGGAAACGGTTGCAATTATCTTCTTCTGCGCCGCCGTCGTTCCCTTCTGCAGAACTGCCGCCGGCATATCCGCACGCATTCCCGCCTCCAGCAGCCCGCTGCAGATATCCGCAAGAGCAGTCACTCCCATCAGAAATACCAGTGTCCCGCCGGTGCGCACCAGCGCCTCAAAATCAATATTATACTGTTTATCCACGCGCCTGTGCCCGGTAATAATGTGCACAGAGGAACAGTAATCCCGGTGCGTGACCGGAATCCCGCAGTATGCCGGGACCGAAATCGCCGACGTCACGCCGGGCACAACCTCGAAGGGAATCTGCTCCTTCACCAGAAGCTCCAGCTCCTCGCCGCCTCTGCCGAACAGAAACGGGTCCCCGCCCTTCAGACGCACGACCAGTTGTCCCTGCTTCGCCTCCTCCACGAGCACACGGCTGATTTCCTCCTGTCTCATCGTATGGTGGCTTGCGCGCTTTCCCACGTTAATCAGCTTCGCGTCCCGCGGAATCATTCCAAGCACGCCCTGCCCGACAAGCGCATCGTAGACGACCACCTGCGCCCGTTTTAAAATTTCCTCGCCTCTTCGCGTAAATAATCCGGCATCAGCGGGACCAGCCCCGACAAGATACACCTTTCCCTGCATACTCCCATTCCTTTCTTTTTAATCTGCAGGCGTGCTTTTCCCGCACCTGCCACGGTCTGCCATCTGCAGACAGATATCCGGCAGACGACCAGCCATCTACAGACAGATATCCGACAGACAATCAGTTATCTACAGACAGATATCCGGCAGGCGGCTGCCCTGCGGTGCTCCCGACGACTGCACGCTGCCGGCAAGATATTCTGCCAGCTCCGCTCCGATGCGCTCCGCATCCGTGCGCGCGCCGCCCAGGCACCCCCGGCACCACCGCCCGGTATCCTCCTCATAATATAAACCCGTCAGCAAAATCCGGCTGCCCTCCGTGCGGGCATACGCTGCTACCGGCGAGCTGCAGCCGCCGTCCAGTGCACGGACAAACGCCCGCTCACAGAGCGCCGCGTCCCTTGCCTCATCATCAGAAAACGCCTTCAGATAGCTGTGATCCTCTCCGCACCTGCCCTGCACCGCAAGAATTCCCTGCCCGGCTGCCGGCACCATTTCCTCCGTCGAAAAATAACGGCTGATTCGCCCCTCCAGCCCCAGTCTCTTCAGACCGGCGGCCGCCAGAATCAGCGCGCCGTATTCCCCTTCATCCAGCTTGCGCAGCCGCGTAAGCACATTCCCGCGCACCGGATGACAGGTGACATGCGGATACAGCTCCTTTATCTGCAAAGCCCGGCGTCTGCCGGAACAGCCAAACGGCTTTGAAAAATCAGGTTCCACGGCGCCCTCCGGCAGTACCAGAACATCCCGCACATCCTCCCGTGCGGAAAAAGCGAGCAGCGGAAGCTCCTTTGGCACCTCCATCGGCACATCCTTCAGACTGTGGACCGAAAGGTCGCTTCTCTTCTCCAGAAGCGCTCTGTCAAGCTCTTTCACAAATAAACCTTTTCCGCCCACCTTATCCAGCGTGCGGTCGAGAATCTTATCGCCTGTCGTCTTCATCGTCAGAATGGATACCGCAAGCTGCGGATTCTCCTGCTCAATCGCCTGCTTCACTATCTCAGACTGGATAACTGCCAGCCTGCTCTCCCGGCTGCCGATTATGATTGTCCTTTTCATATAAATCTTCCAATGCCTCCATACATTCCCGGAAAGTCCGGTCGCTGACCTTCCGGCGCAGCCCGAACATCATTTTGCCAATGGTTTTCGCGGCCGCCGTCTCAATATATTCCTGATAATCCTGCAGCATTCCGGAGCTTTCCGGTTCCAGATGCGTTCCCAGCTCTCTGGTCTTTTTCTGCGTGCGCAGATGAAAATCCTCCACCAGCGCTTCCCGGACGTCCTGTATTTTTTCAATTACGTCCCTGCCCTCATACCAGTCAAAAAATTCTGCGATCTGCGCCTGCAGAATCTCCTTTGCCCGCGCAATATCCGCCTGTGTCTGTGCGCTGATATGCCCGGCGTCAAAATAATCAATATCATAGAGCGTTACGCCGGCCAGACTGCCGATGGATGGCTCAATATCCCGCGGCACCGCCAGATCGACCATGACCACCGGTCCATCCAGAGCCGCCTCCACCTCTTCCCGGCGCAGCGTATAGTTCGGACTCGCCGTTGCGCTTATCACGTAATCGCACTGCGGGAAAAGCGTCATACGCTCCGCGTAATTTATACGCCTGCAGCCTCTGGGAATGTCGACTACCCCGCTGCGGTAGCTGCGCACCGTAACCGTCACATCAGCGCCCTCGCTCCGGAATACATTAGCGGAAAGCCTGCCCATCTCACCGTTTCCGATTACCATGCACTTTTTCCCTTCAAAGGTATATCCCTCTTCCTTTAAAACCTCCACTGCCCGATGAATAACGGAGCTGTCCTTCTTTGAGAGCAGTACCTCTGTCTTCACTTTTTTTCCCGCCGTCACCGCCATGCGGAACAATACCTCCAGCACATTGTCCGTCGCATACTGCTCTCTCGCAAAAGCAAGCGCGTCTTTTACCTGTGTGATAATCTGATCCTCACCCAGAATGCGCGACTGCAGTCCGCAGGAAACCTCGAACAGATGGCTGACCGCTTCGCGCCCCTCCCGGAAAACGGCATATTGACGGTACTGCCGCGCGTCGACGCCCTTCTC
This is a stretch of genomic DNA from Marvinbryantia formatexigens DSM 14469. It encodes these proteins:
- a CDS encoding 4'-phosphopantetheinyl transferase family protein translates to MIYFCRKDLDSRGQKHGEQTGAARELLLAGLRLEYGIKQLPDIAADEMGKPYFPGMPQLFFNYSHCREGILCGISDAPIGVDLEPVREHKESLVRRVCHPREAALLQETEQKNPALTKIWVAKEAYLKYLGTGIRSDLRLLDMSAAVLHDEIRFGGCFLHFWRREDICMCACTEKPYSGELRQFEI
- the sigK gene encoding RNA polymerase sporulation sigma factor SigK, yielding MKSFPKPLTPEEEAWFLQKYKEGDLEAKKILIERNLRLVAHVAKKYQKQGEDGEELIAVGTIGLIKAVSTFNHARTNKLATYAARCVENELLMLFRSRKKISREVSLNEPIGTDKEGNEISLIDVIEGENIDVIERMELDRNTRTLYRLLENVLTEREKEILKLRYGLYGKSEMTQREIADKMGISRSYVSRIEKSAVAKLRQHFLAS
- a CDS encoding helix-turn-helix domain-containing protein, which gives rise to MKRYKRIRDLREDSDITQTKMAEKLNISQRTYSRYENADSLMPLDILVQIADIHGVSIDYLLERTDVPGMYPRR
- the holA gene encoding DNA polymerase III subunit delta; its protein translation is MKNLIQDLKNNDFKNIYLLCGEEDYLKKQYKHRLQEALVAPEDTVNLNCYAGKNISVNELIDQAETLPFFAERRLLVIEDSGFFKSASAQLAQYLENVPPTTYFLFVEDEVDKRQKLYKAVKNHGRIVEFKRQTEDTLSRWILGILKKENRNITRRALELFLEKTGTDMNNISTELEKLLCYTMEKEVITPKDVEEICTTQTVNKIFEMVNAVSAGNNRRALDLYYDLLALKEPPMRILFLVTRQFNQLLQVKGLRSQGYDADSIAGKLGIQRFVAQGCVRQSERFTEAQLRRLVTQCVETEEAVKTGNLNEKLGVELILAKKS
- a CDS encoding small, acid-soluble spore protein, alpha/beta type; translation: MVFMPKNKKKIDLQNMEPEEKLKYEIAEELGLLDRVLKEGWRSLSAKETGRIGGLITKRRREEKV
- a CDS encoding PspC domain-containing protein, with translation MKRLYKSSDDKMLCGVCGGIARYFNIDSTLVRLIFAILGITGGSGVLAYIIAVIIIPSEP
- a CDS encoding TIGR01906 family membrane protein, producing the protein MLKKIIEIILVPVTMLFLISAAVYLTLACRPLYYFDIQYLEIAEESGYSEAEIRENYDVLIDYNLSPRQDKLEFPTLPMSREGEIHFREVKAIFQLFLWALVVSIPVLIIAGIWFYRNKWEPVFLKWAGMLTPLFILLVGLLIAADWDRAFVLFHELVFRNDYWLFDPATDPVITILPDTYFLHCAVLILVLIAAGSAISVFIWKKCAKAAGGRHGRLPKTRRKGSGRNEKTL
- the hemL gene encoding glutamate-1-semialdehyde 2,1-aminomutase, translating into MTKSEQLFQEAVTLMPGGVNSPVRAFGSVQETPRFIERADGAYMTDADGNTYIDFVGSWGPMILGHNHPEVLKSVTETAAKGLSFGAATENEVKMARLICSMVPSVEMVRMVNSGTEAVMSAIRAARGFTRRNKIIKFMGCYHGHTDAMLVKAGSGVMTAGIPDSAGVPAGCTQDTLSAEYNNLESVQALFERCPEEIAAVIVEPVGANMGVVPPVEGFLSGLRALCDKYDSLLIFDEVITGFRLSAGGAQEYFGVKPDLTTFGKIIGAGMPVGAYGGRREIMEMVSPVGSVYQAGTLSGNPVAMAAGLSQLSILQNTPDFYKELNAKGDWFFGELDKLLERYAVPHCLNHIGSLGCVFFTGEQVNDYASAKTADTAAYGRYFAYMLNHGVYLAPSQFEAMFLSAAHGRETELAKTLQTVEDYVKENY
- the hemB gene encoding porphobilinogen synthase, with product MDLRKRPRRLRGGEAVRRMVRETRMDKASLIYPMFVMDGENRKEEIPSMEGQYRYSVDRMGECLQELQDAGVTAVMLFGIPAVKDELGSQAYAEDGIVQRALRYAREHFPQMYLVTDVCMCEYTSHGHCGVLAGHDVDNDRTLELLAKTALSHVQAGADMVAPSDMMDGRVLAIRNTLDAHGFSHIPVMSYAVKYASAFYGPFRDAAGSAPAFGDRRSYQMDFHNSREGIKEALLDEEEGADIIMVKPAMSYLDMVTKVKEAVHVPVASYSVSGEYAMVKAAAKQGWIDEERVICEMAASAYRAGSDIYITYFAKELAKFMDEGRIG
- the cobA gene encoding uroporphyrinogen-III C-methyltransferase, whose amino-acid sequence is MQGKVYLVGAGPADAGLFTRRGEEILKRAQVVVYDALVGQGVLGMIPRDAKLINVGKRASHHTMRQEEISRVLVEEAKQGQLVVRLKGGDPFLFGRGGEELELLVKEQIPFEVVPGVTSAISVPAYCGIPVTHRDYCSSVHIITGHRRVDKQYNIDFEALVRTGGTLVFLMGVTALADICSGLLEAGMRADMPAAVLQKGTTAAQKKIIATVSTLPEEAERRGVETPAIIVVGEVCRLAERFSWQEKKPLAGKKILVTRPRELVSEMAARLREQGAEVLELPAIRIVPRECAGEVEETLKNLRTFDWLAFTSPSGVRVFFENLKKCRLDIRSLSAVKLAVLGNGTGKELEKYGCYADLMPQQAYAQELGKALAEACRGGERILLFRAAAGSQELLEELAKVPGVVVNDLAAYDTVYETSPLIDVRAEFEEKKTDYAVFTSASTVRGFAESVPGLDFTKVRAVCIGRKTKAAADELGMETFMAEEPSMDAVVRLVEKLAGGSL
- the hemC gene encoding hydroxymethylbilane synthase: MKRTIIIGSRESRLAVIQSEIVKQAIEQENPQLAVSILTMKTTGDKILDRTLDKVGGKGLFVKELDRALLEKRSDLSVHSLKDVPMEVPKELPLLAFSAREDVRDVLVLPEGAVEPDFSKPFGCSGRRRALQIKELYPHVTCHPVRGNVLTRLRKLDEGEYGALILAAAGLKRLGLEGRISRYFSTEEMVPAAGQGILAVQGRCGEDHSYLKAFSDDEARDAALCERAFVRALDGGCSSPVAAYARTEGSRILLTGLYYEEDTGRWCRGCLGGARTDAERIGAELAEYLAGSVQSSGAPQGSRLPDICL
- the hemA gene encoding glutamyl-tRNA reductase, which codes for MSIYMAGIDHTKAPLDVRSVFSFTKKNMAGAMERWKNIPGLQGCVMIVTCNRMELWASVQDDVKPDLFELLCQEKGVDARQYRQYAVFREGREAVSHLFEVSCGLQSRILGEDQIITQVKDALAFAREQYATDNVLEVLFRMAVTAGKKVKTEVLLSKKDSSVIHRAVEVLKEEGYTFEGKKCMVIGNGEMGRLSANVFRSEGADVTVTVRSYRSGVVDIPRGCRRINYAERMTLFPQCDYVISATASPNYTLRREEVEAALDGPVVMVDLAVPRDIEPSIGSLAGVTLYDIDYFDAGHISAQTQADIARAKEILQAQIAEFFDWYEGRDVIEKIQDVREALVEDFHLRTQKKTRELGTHLEPESSGMLQDYQEYIETAAAKTIGKMMFGLRRKVSDRTFRECMEALEDLYEKDNHNRQPGEQAGSYPV